Proteins from a genomic interval of Chroococcidiopsis thermalis PCC 7203:
- a CDS encoding NAD(P)-dependent nickel-iron dehydrogenase subunit HoxY, protein MTRLKLATVWLGGCSGCHMSFLDLDEWLIDLAAGADLVYSPFMDTKEYPEGVDVVLVEGAIANEDHLQTIKTVRERSQLLISFGDCAVTGNVTALRNPLGSAEPVLQRCYIETADVRGQIPQEPGIVPPLLDRVTPVHTVVPVDIYLPGCPPPAARIRAVLESLLRGEKPQLEGREFIKFG, encoded by the coding sequence ATGACTCGTTTAAAACTAGCAACAGTTTGGTTAGGTGGCTGTTCGGGCTGTCACATGTCATTTCTTGACTTAGATGAATGGCTGATCGACCTAGCAGCTGGGGCAGATTTAGTTTACAGTCCCTTTATGGATACCAAAGAATATCCAGAAGGGGTGGATGTGGTATTGGTAGAAGGAGCGATCGCTAATGAAGATCACTTGCAAACGATTAAAACAGTAAGAGAGCGATCGCAACTCCTGATCTCATTTGGTGATTGTGCTGTAACTGGTAACGTGACAGCTTTACGCAATCCATTAGGGAGTGCCGAACCAGTTTTGCAACGCTGTTACATTGAAACCGCAGATGTGCGCGGACAGATTCCCCAAGAACCGGGTATTGTCCCGCCTTTATTAGATCGAGTCACGCCAGTACATACAGTCGTACCTGTCGATATTTACTTACCTGGTTGTCCGCCTCCAGCGGCGCGGATTCGAGCCGTACTGGAATCGCTGCTGCGTGGAGAAAAACCGCAGTTAGAAGGGCGCGAGTTTATCAAGTTTGGTTAG
- a CDS encoding Ni/Fe hydrogenase subunit alpha — MSQRIVIDPVTRLEGHAKITIYLDDAGQVTDARFHVTEFRGFEKFCEGRPLWEMPGITARICGICPVSHLLASAKAGDRILSVTIPAAATKLRRLMNLGQIIQSHALSFFHLSAPDLLLGMDSDPQKRNIFGLIAAQPELARGGIRLRQFGQEIIEILGGRKIHPSWAIPGGVREPLSQAGRTQIQSRIPEAKTTILDALDKFKRLLQDYEREAQTFGNFPSLFMGLVTSDGLWENYDGYIRFVDSAGNIIADKLDPTRFQEFIGEAVESYTYLKFPYYRPLGYPDQKDRCRLDSGIYRVGPLARLNICTHIGTAIADRELSEFRDRGGGTVLSSFFYHYARLIEILASIEQIELLLDDPQVLSTKIRAEAGINQLEGVGCSEAPRGTLFHHYKVDENGLMQKINLIIATGQNNLAMNRTVAQIARHFIHGAEIPEGMLNRVEAGIRAFDPCLSCSTHAAGQMPLHVQLVGTDGSVVNEVWRD, encoded by the coding sequence ATGTCCCAGCGAATTGTTATCGATCCAGTCACGCGCCTTGAAGGTCACGCTAAAATTACCATCTACTTAGATGATGCCGGACAAGTGACCGATGCTCGGTTCCACGTCACAGAATTTCGCGGCTTTGAGAAATTCTGTGAAGGTCGTCCTTTGTGGGAAATGCCAGGAATTACGGCGCGGATTTGTGGAATTTGCCCAGTGAGTCACTTGCTAGCTTCTGCTAAAGCAGGCGATCGCATTCTTTCTGTCACTATTCCCGCTGCTGCTACTAAATTGCGTCGGTTGATGAATTTAGGGCAAATTATCCAATCCCATGCTTTGAGTTTTTTCCATCTCAGCGCCCCAGATTTACTATTAGGCATGGATAGCGATCCTCAAAAGCGCAACATTTTTGGGTTAATTGCCGCTCAACCAGAATTAGCCAGAGGTGGAATTCGACTGCGGCAATTCGGACAAGAAATTATTGAAATATTAGGGGGGCGCAAGATTCATCCATCGTGGGCAATTCCAGGTGGCGTGAGGGAACCATTATCTCAAGCAGGACGCACGCAGATTCAAAGCCGCATTCCAGAAGCTAAAACCACAATATTAGATGCGCTAGACAAGTTTAAGCGCTTGCTTCAGGACTATGAAAGGGAAGCTCAAACTTTTGGTAATTTTCCCAGTTTATTTATGGGTTTGGTCACATCTGATGGTTTGTGGGAAAACTACGACGGATATATTCGGTTTGTCGATAGCGCTGGCAACATTATTGCAGACAAACTCGATCCGACTCGCTTTCAAGAATTTATTGGTGAAGCAGTTGAATCTTATACTTATCTCAAGTTCCCCTATTATCGTCCTTTAGGGTATCCCGACCAAAAAGATCGCTGTCGTTTAGATAGTGGCATTTATCGAGTTGGACCTTTAGCACGATTAAATATTTGTACTCATATTGGCACTGCGATCGCAGATCGAGAATTAAGCGAATTTCGCGATCGCGGTGGTGGTACTGTACTCTCATCCTTTTTTTACCACTACGCCCGACTGATTGAAATTTTGGCATCAATCGAGCAAATTGAATTGTTGCTTGACGATCCACAGGTGTTATCTACTAAAATCCGTGCCGAAGCTGGAATTAACCAATTAGAAGGAGTTGGTTGTAGTGAAGCACCACGCGGGACTTTATTTCATCACTACAAAGTTGATGAAAACGGCTTAATGCAGAAGATAAATTTGATTATTGCGACGGGGCAAAATAATCTCGCAATGAACCGCACGGTGGCTCAAATTGCCCGACATTTTATTCATGGTGCAGAAATTCCTGAAGGAATGTTGAATCGTGTTGAAGCTGGAATTCGGGCTTTCGATCCTTGCTTAAGTTGTTCGACTCATGCAGCCGGACAAATGCCATTGCACGTTCAATTAGTAGGAACAGATGGAAGTGTTGTTAATGAAGTTTGGCGGGATTAG
- a CDS encoding hydrogenase maturation protease gives MGENSKTILVIGYGNDLRSDDAVGQKVANAIASKELPDVTSLCVHQLTPELATFLATADLAIFIDACFASVCEDVRLQAIAPTNSTVIGGHTGDPRSLLALTQALYNRVPNAWWVTIPGTNFELGDRLSPSAERGIQVALEQIYHLIKLGKVELCMKLE, from the coding sequence ATGGGCGAGAATTCAAAAACTATTTTGGTAATTGGCTATGGTAATGACTTACGTAGTGATGATGCTGTGGGGCAAAAAGTAGCTAATGCGATCGCCTCGAAGGAATTACCTGATGTAACATCGCTGTGCGTTCATCAACTCACACCCGAACTAGCTACATTTTTGGCAACAGCCGACCTAGCAATTTTTATCGATGCCTGTTTTGCAAGTGTCTGCGAAGACGTGCGACTACAAGCGATCGCACCTACCAATTCCACTGTGATCGGCGGACATACAGGCGATCCGCGATCGCTATTAGCCCTGACGCAAGCGCTTTACAATCGGGTTCCGAATGCTTGGTGGGTAACGATACCGGGAACGAACTTTGAATTAGGCGATCGCCTTTCACCCAGTGCTGAACGAGGTATTCAGGTAGCGCTGGAACAAATTTACCATTTGATTAAATTAGGCAAGGTAGAACTATGCATGAAGTTGGAATGA
- the hypA gene encoding hydrogenase maturation nickel metallochaperone HypA — translation MHEVGMMQNVLATAVERAKHEGASHIRLLQMRVGEASGVVPESLQLAFDVVKKETIAEDARFQVESVPVVCYCPNCTTEFHPTDLLYECPECHQPYCEVRQGKEFELAFLEVS, via the coding sequence ATGCATGAAGTTGGAATGATGCAAAACGTTCTCGCAACTGCTGTAGAACGTGCAAAACATGAAGGTGCAAGCCATATTCGCCTGCTGCAAATGCGAGTCGGTGAGGCATCTGGGGTAGTACCAGAATCCTTACAACTGGCGTTTGATGTGGTGAAAAAGGAGACAATAGCTGAAGATGCCAGATTTCAGGTGGAGTCCGTACCAGTCGTCTGTTATTGCCCCAATTGCACTACTGAATTTCATCCCACCGATTTACTCTACGAATGTCCCGAATGTCACCAACCATATTGTGAGGTACGACAGGGTAAAGAGTTTGAACTGGCATTTTTAGAAGTTTCCTAG
- a CDS encoding PhzF family phenazine biosynthesis isomerase, whose protein sequence is MGQEIFQVDAFTNKPFAGNPAAVCVLPRSRDDGWMQNIAKEMNLSETAFLLRQDDGSYNLRWFTPATEVPLCGHATLASAHVLWEQGYLQPEETARFHTLSGLLTAKRIGEWIELDFPMQVPAASEIPADLIKALGTKPKYVGETNRNYLVELDSEEIVRNLQPDFSLLKTLPVQGVIVTSQGTNSEYDFVSRYFAPNVGIDEDPVTGSAHCCLAPYWRDRLGKDNFLAYQASARGGVIKVSCQGDRVLLGGQAVLVLRGELVDG, encoded by the coding sequence ATGGGACAAGAAATTTTTCAGGTCGATGCTTTTACAAATAAACCTTTTGCAGGTAATCCCGCTGCTGTATGCGTTCTGCCGCGATCGAGAGATGACGGTTGGATGCAAAATATTGCCAAGGAGATGAATTTATCAGAGACGGCTTTCTTACTCCGGCAAGACGATGGTAGCTACAATCTGCGGTGGTTTACTCCTGCTACAGAAGTTCCTCTGTGCGGTCATGCTACCCTAGCTAGCGCTCATGTGCTGTGGGAACAGGGTTATTTGCAGCCAGAGGAAACAGCTCGATTTCACACTCTCAGTGGCTTGCTGACGGCAAAACGGATAGGAGAATGGATCGAATTAGACTTCCCAATGCAAGTTCCTGCTGCATCGGAAATACCTGCCGATTTGATCAAAGCTTTGGGAACCAAACCCAAGTATGTAGGTGAGACGAATAGAAATTATTTGGTGGAATTAGATTCGGAGGAGATTGTCAGAAATCTTCAGCCAGATTTTAGTTTACTGAAAACTTTGCCCGTACAAGGCGTAATCGTCACCAGCCAAGGGACAAACTCAGAGTATGATTTTGTCTCTCGCTACTTTGCGCCTAATGTCGGAATTGACGAAGATCCGGTGACGGGTTCGGCGCATTGTTGCCTTGCACCCTACTGGCGCGATCGCTTGGGGAAAGATAATTTTCTCGCCTATCAAGCTTCTGCTAGAGGTGGGGTAATTAAAGTTAGCTGTCAAGGCGATCGGGTTTTATTGGGAGGACAAGCTGTTTTAGTTTTACGGGGTGAATTGGTTGATGGTTGA
- a CDS encoding DUF928 domain-containing protein translates to MHKLAATAAIAFTMLVPTAAIATHNNSQNHTHQQVSTQPRYTPPPFPTSGTPTGRTRGAAGRGGDCGFKLPLTALAPAVEKTVGTGKATYVWGQTIAEYPTFWFYIPAANPSLRSVEFVLQDDRDNDVYRSAVELPAKPGIIGVRLPSTQPPLKLNQNYHWFLKTEIAASCDRQDSTIAIKDSVEGWVQRVSPTATMRSKLKTATPEQRLDLYAQQGLWYDAIATIAEQRLQQPENAALKANWNGLLQSANLSDMSSQPLLP, encoded by the coding sequence ATGCACAAGCTTGCAGCCACAGCAGCGATCGCCTTCACAATGCTCGTACCCACAGCAGCGATCGCCACCCACAATAACAGTCAAAATCACACTCACCAGCAAGTCAGCACTCAACCCCGTTACACGCCACCACCCTTTCCTACCTCCGGCACTCCCACCGGACGAACTAGAGGCGCAGCCGGACGAGGAGGAGACTGCGGCTTCAAGCTGCCGCTAACGGCGCTAGCACCTGCCGTAGAAAAGACTGTAGGCACGGGTAAAGCAACGTATGTTTGGGGACAGACGATCGCCGAGTATCCTACTTTCTGGTTTTACATTCCTGCTGCCAACCCTTCACTCCGTTCTGTAGAATTCGTCCTACAAGACGATCGCGATAACGATGTCTATCGTTCTGCTGTCGAACTGCCAGCTAAACCAGGCATCATCGGCGTGCGTTTACCATCTACCCAACCGCCACTTAAGCTCAATCAGAACTATCACTGGTTTTTGAAAACAGAAATAGCAGCCAGTTGCGATCGCCAAGATTCTACTATTGCGATCAAAGATTCCGTCGAAGGATGGGTACAGCGCGTATCGCCAACCGCCACGATGCGATCGAAACTCAAGACAGCCACACCCGAACAACGACTCGATCTCTACGCTCAACAAGGCTTATGGTACGACGCGATCGCCACCATAGCCGAACAGCGCTTACAGCAGCCAGAAAATGCCGCTCTCAAGGCAAATTGGAACGGGCTTTTACAATCTGCCAATTTGAGCGATATGTCATCTCAGCCACTTTTGCCATGA
- a CDS encoding CHASE2 domain-containing protein: protein MGKLVVLKFGEGSFEQGFPVTLQIGEDGDRPAVELAGRLPPQPEIPQLYRKWQSAYYSLGLRSRLEAAAVQITNVCVLEDCYNAAESLSRSLNNWLSSPSFLALRDKFLEKLMPADAIRVILQTEDLLLQRLPWHRCDLFARYPQAEIALSTPAYEEIALKTTSSRTQIRILAILGSSAGIDIQADRNLLETLPGADVKFLVEPSRQELDRQLWSTQGWDILFFAGHSASQTTASQNEVTGRIYLNQTESLTIADLKHALQTAVENGLSVAIFNSCDGLGLARDLASLHIPQVVFMREPVPDRVAQEFLKSFLQAFAGGKSLYLSVREARERLQGWESEYPAASWLPVIYQNLAEIPPTWQQWMQRLRPPRQRLSLRRVFFTSTIVTAAVVGMRLLGLFQPIELQAFDQLMRLRPIEKADPRLLLVTVTEEDLQLPEQKQRKGSLSDLALEKLLQKLEQFHPQVIGLDIYRDFPVEKLPSLKSRLQKSDRLFAICKVSDPEFDPRGVQPPPEVAPERIGFSDVIADPDDNIVRRHLLNFDPPLTSRCSANTALSFQLAHQYLAAKGIETRFTPNGNLQLGNVVFPRLQPFHTGGYQRIDPKGYQLLLNYRPFDSVDDIAVAVTLGDILSDRIPPNLARTLKDRIVLIGLAAPSTGDAWSTPYSIGRQGLQKQIPGIYLQAQMVSQLLSAVLDGRTPLWVLPLWGEIVWIWAWSLVGGVVVWCWRSPARLGLSVCLTIAALYGSSWILLLQGGWLPLVPAALALVVTGGRIAVVKRSLPDSSNLLLKPTLKID, encoded by the coding sequence GTGGGTAAGTTAGTTGTCTTGAAGTTTGGCGAAGGTAGCTTTGAGCAGGGATTTCCTGTCACGCTGCAAATTGGCGAGGATGGCGATCGCCCCGCTGTAGAACTTGCTGGCAGATTACCACCCCAGCCGGAAATTCCGCAACTCTACAGAAAATGGCAATCAGCTTACTACAGTTTGGGTTTGCGATCGCGTCTGGAAGCCGCTGCCGTCCAAATTACGAATGTTTGTGTTTTAGAAGACTGTTATAATGCCGCAGAATCCCTCAGCCGCAGTCTAAACAATTGGCTTTCCTCTCCATCATTTCTTGCTTTAAGGGATAAGTTTTTAGAAAAATTAATGCCTGCGGATGCAATTCGAGTTATTTTGCAAACTGAAGATTTACTATTACAGCGGCTACCCTGGCATCGCTGCGATCTATTTGCTCGCTATCCTCAAGCAGAAATTGCCCTGAGTACCCCTGCTTACGAAGAAATTGCGCTGAAAACGACATCCTCTCGCACTCAAATCAGAATTTTAGCGATTTTAGGTAGTAGTGCCGGAATTGACATTCAAGCAGACCGTAACTTGCTCGAAACCTTGCCAGGAGCAGATGTCAAGTTTTTGGTTGAGCCGTCACGTCAAGAGTTAGACCGTCAGTTATGGTCTACCCAAGGATGGGATATTTTATTTTTTGCCGGACATAGTGCCAGTCAAACAACTGCCTCACAGAATGAAGTTACAGGCAGAATTTATTTAAATCAAACGGAAAGTTTAACTATTGCCGATCTCAAACACGCTTTACAAACTGCGGTAGAAAATGGTTTGAGCGTAGCCATTTTTAACTCTTGCGATGGCTTGGGTTTGGCGCGGGACTTGGCAAGTTTGCACATTCCCCAAGTAGTATTCATGCGCGAACCCGTACCGGATCGCGTGGCGCAAGAATTTTTGAAGAGTTTTCTCCAGGCTTTTGCCGGGGGAAAGTCTCTCTATTTGTCGGTACGAGAGGCAAGGGAAAGACTCCAGGGATGGGAAAGTGAATATCCTGCTGCTAGCTGGCTACCAGTCATTTATCAAAATCTTGCCGAAATTCCTCCAACTTGGCAACAGTGGATGCAACGTCTACGTCCACCACGACAACGGCTTTCTCTGCGGCGCGTCTTCTTCACCAGCACCATTGTCACGGCGGCGGTGGTAGGAATGAGGTTATTAGGATTATTCCAACCTATAGAATTGCAGGCTTTTGACCAATTAATGCGGCTGCGTCCTATAGAAAAAGCCGATCCGCGTCTGTTACTTGTGACGGTGACAGAGGAAGATTTGCAGCTGCCAGAACAGAAACAGAGAAAAGGCTCTCTGTCAGATTTGGCATTGGAAAAACTGTTGCAAAAACTCGAACAATTTCACCCACAAGTTATCGGTTTGGATATCTACCGCGATTTTCCGGTAGAGAAATTACCAAGTCTGAAGTCAAGGCTCCAAAAAAGCGATCGCCTTTTTGCTATCTGTAAAGTCAGCGATCCAGAATTCGATCCGCGTGGCGTTCAACCCCCGCCAGAAGTCGCGCCAGAACGGATAGGTTTTAGCGATGTCATTGCCGATCCAGATGACAACATCGTGCGCCGCCATTTGCTCAATTTCGATCCGCCACTCACATCCCGTTGTAGTGCTAATACCGCGCTCAGTTTTCAACTCGCTCATCAATATTTGGCAGCGAAAGGAATTGAAACTCGATTCACGCCCAATGGTAACTTACAACTCGGTAATGTCGTTTTTCCGCGTTTGCAACCTTTCCATACGGGCGGTTATCAAAGAATCGATCCTAAAGGCTATCAACTGTTACTCAATTACCGTCCCTTTGACTCTGTAGACGATATTGCCGTCGCAGTGACGCTAGGAGATATACTGAGCGATCGCATTCCGCCCAATCTTGCCCGTACCCTCAAAGACAGGATTGTACTGATCGGTCTAGCGGCTCCTAGTACTGGTGATGCGTGGTCTACTCCCTACAGCATCGGCAGACAGGGACTGCAAAAACAAATTCCAGGTATTTATTTGCAAGCTCAGATGGTGAGTCAACTCCTCAGTGCTGTTTTGGACGGACGGACACCACTGTGGGTTTTGCCTCTCTGGGGTGAGATTGTTTGGATTTGGGCTTGGTCGTTGGTGGGAGGAGTTGTTGTTTGGTGCTGGCGTTCTCCCGCGCGATTGGGATTGAGTGTTTGCTTGACAATTGCAGCTCTATATGGCTCGAGTTGGATATTACTACTTCAAGGTGGCTGGCTGCCTTTAGTCCCTGCGGCTTTGGCTTTAGTCGTGACGGGAGGCAGAATTGCGGTCGTCAAGCGTTCTTTGCCCGATAGCAGCAATCTACTGCTGAAACCTACACTAAAGATAGATTGA
- a CDS encoding DUF1822 family protein, with product MNYQARENDRSLPLPITQAANSIAWQFSQQQPTSQKAEQVRLNTLAVCAVRDYLEMMGVPVNWNECDSWNPFMRACVDAADLEVLGLGRLECRAIATDASTCYVPPEVWEDRIGYVVVRLDEVEKQVCILGFVQQVTQEQLTVNQLRSPEDLLSHLQDLSAITSLSFANANPPTSTVNLRQWFQNTFEPGWQTVVSLLNPTEHNLTFSFRKTEELNTNEVDRPENFVRRAKLIDLGMQLAGHAVALVMELRPASEQKTDLIVQVHPTGRETFLPPSLQLIVLDESGSVFLEAKARRADNYIQLQFSGTTGERFSVKVALGDVGITEHFII from the coding sequence ATGAATTATCAAGCACGAGAAAACGATCGCTCCCTTCCGTTACCAATTACTCAAGCCGCGAATAGCATTGCTTGGCAGTTTAGCCAGCAGCAGCCAACGTCACAAAAAGCAGAGCAAGTGCGACTGAATACCTTGGCTGTGTGTGCCGTCCGCGATTATTTGGAAATGATGGGCGTTCCGGTGAATTGGAACGAGTGCGATAGTTGGAATCCTTTTATGCGTGCGTGTGTGGATGCAGCAGACTTGGAGGTATTGGGTTTGGGTCGCCTGGAATGTCGGGCGATCGCCACTGATGCTTCTACCTGTTACGTGCCACCGGAGGTTTGGGAAGATCGGATCGGTTATGTTGTCGTGCGTTTGGATGAAGTAGAAAAACAGGTCTGTATCCTGGGTTTTGTCCAGCAAGTTACCCAAGAACAGTTGACCGTTAACCAGTTGCGATCGCCGGAAGATCTATTGTCCCACTTGCAAGACTTAAGCGCGATAACTTCGTTAAGCTTCGCTAACGCGAATCCTCCCACGAGTACGGTTAACTTGAGACAGTGGTTCCAAAATACGTTTGAACCAGGTTGGCAAACTGTCGTCTCGCTATTAAATCCAACCGAACACAATTTAACCTTTAGCTTTCGTAAAACAGAAGAACTGAATACAAACGAAGTGGATCGCCCTGAAAATTTTGTCAGACGGGCAAAGTTAATTGACTTAGGGATGCAGCTAGCTGGTCATGCAGTCGCTTTGGTCATGGAACTGCGTCCTGCATCAGAGCAGAAAACCGATCTGATCGTACAAGTGCATCCGACGGGGAGAGAGACATTTTTACCGCCGTCGCTACAGCTAATCGTTTTGGATGAATCTGGTTCAGTTTTCTTGGAAGCTAAAGCCAGACGCGCCGATAATTATATTCAGTTGCAATTTAGCGGTACTACCGGAGAAAGATTTAGCGTTAAAGTAGCTCTGGGGGATGTTGGCATCACCGAACACTTTATCATTTGA
- a CDS encoding DUF1998 domain-containing protein → MVDDTSNILVVEPVNIPTGNSEAFLATLQFALERAIQAVYKLEADELASERLGQGQHLLFWEAAQGGAGVLSQILEDPDAFKRLANAALDICHFLQEKQSCTKACYQCLLSYRNQFDHPLLDRYLIRPWLDRLGSSTITRQAANGSREAQYQQLLQQTDPNSNFERIVLAEIDRRGLKLPDTAQELIPEANSKPDFIYRNAKVAIFCDGSAHDRPEQQQQDKIERDNLRYVSGYYVLTLRHDEDWQTKLEILASLL, encoded by the coding sequence ATGGTAGATGATACTTCTAATATCCTCGTAGTCGAACCAGTTAACATTCCTACTGGGAATTCTGAGGCATTTCTCGCCACTCTCCAGTTTGCTCTAGAACGAGCCATCCAAGCAGTATATAAACTCGAAGCGGACGAACTAGCCTCCGAGCGCTTGGGTCAAGGGCAACACTTACTTTTTTGGGAAGCCGCCCAAGGAGGAGCAGGCGTTCTTTCCCAAATACTCGAAGACCCTGATGCTTTCAAGCGGCTTGCAAATGCTGCGTTAGATATTTGTCACTTCTTACAAGAGAAGCAAAGCTGTACGAAAGCTTGTTATCAATGCCTGTTATCCTACCGCAATCAGTTCGATCATCCATTGTTAGATCGCTACCTAATTCGCCCTTGGTTGGATCGGCTTGGTAGCAGTACCATCACTCGTCAAGCCGCAAATGGTTCTCGTGAAGCTCAGTACCAGCAATTATTACAGCAGACAGATCCCAACTCTAATTTTGAGCGAATTGTCTTAGCAGAGATCGATCGACGGGGGTTAAAACTACCGGATACTGCTCAAGAGTTAATTCCTGAAGCTAACTCTAAACCAGACTTTATCTACAGGAATGCCAAGGTTGCTATTTTCTGCGATGGCTCGGCTCACGATCGCCCAGAACAACAGCAACAAGACAAAATTGAGCGCGATAATCTCAGATATGTATCTGGCTACTATGTCTTAACCCTACGACATGATGAGGATTGGCAAACCAAGTTAGAAATCTTAGCTTCTTTATTGTAA
- a CDS encoding AlbA family DNA-binding domain-containing protein: MELEILLEKLDFIEDYDLEFKTSEDNLPKDIWKTISAFANTKGGYIILGVTEKRGSFFITGVNNSILQKKDFWNNHNNPQKLSFPICNESDFTIAHIDEKDVIIIKVSQASRTQRPVYINNNPMIGTYKRNYDGDYLCREDEVRQMLRDASSEPQDYRVLDNFDLNDLDLETMKAFRQRFRSRKPDHPFLALDDRELPIN, encoded by the coding sequence ATGGAACTAGAAATCCTTCTCGAAAAACTCGATTTTATTGAAGACTACGATCTTGAATTTAAAACGTCCGAAGATAATTTACCTAAAGATATTTGGAAAACGATATCTGCTTTTGCCAATACTAAGGGCGGATATATTATTTTGGGAGTAACAGAGAAAAGAGGTAGTTTTTTTATCACCGGAGTCAATAACTCAATTTTGCAGAAAAAAGACTTTTGGAATAATCACAACAATCCTCAAAAGCTAAGTTTTCCCATTTGTAATGAATCAGACTTTACGATCGCTCACATTGATGAGAAAGACGTAATTATTATTAAGGTTTCTCAAGCAAGCCGAACTCAACGTCCCGTTTATATCAATAACAATCCTATGATAGGGACATATAAACGTAACTACGATGGCGACTATCTTTGTCGTGAAGATGAAGTACGTCAAATGCTACGAGATGCGAGTAGCGAACCTCAAGACTACCGAGTATTAGACAATTTTGATCTTAACGATCTCGATCTAGAGACAATGAAAGCCTTTCGTCAACGCTTTCGATCGAGAAAACCAGATCACCCTTTCTTAGCATTAGACGATCGAGAATTACCTATAAACTAG